In Arthrobacter sp. B3I9, the following are encoded in one genomic region:
- a CDS encoding MFS transporter, with protein sequence MSSNTTEEVRPVPAPTPHVLRQRRRAQLGSLIGTTIEWYEYYIYGATAALVFPAMFFPADDRLVSVISSFASFGLAFVIRPVGAAVFGHYGDRIGRKTTLIVSLVMTGVATFAMGFLPTYQQIGLAAPLLLLFLRLVQGFGVGGEWGGAVLVSLEWGDQKKRGASGSWPQMGTSIGLILSTSAVLIATAVTGDQFLVWGWRIPFIFAGLLVIVGLLVRLSLEETPSFAATKDAGKIEKNPVGSVLRRFPKELILSALIRLSEQMPFYIFTAFILDYATKTAGYDRTFVLMGTLVAACVDLILLPYFARVGDRIGRRKIYYIGCAVLVLMAFPYFWMLDSGNPTVAFLAISLSLLPHAIQYGAQASLISEQFPVNVRYAGAGIGYQLASLVAGGPAPLLAALLLASFGTGYSVAAYLVLGGIIAAVALRFMPNRTSNTL encoded by the coding sequence ATGTCGTCGAATACCACCGAAGAAGTGCGGCCGGTTCCGGCCCCGACGCCCCATGTTCTGAGGCAACGCCGCCGAGCGCAGCTGGGCTCCCTGATCGGTACCACCATTGAGTGGTACGAGTACTACATCTACGGTGCCACGGCCGCGCTGGTCTTCCCGGCCATGTTCTTTCCCGCAGATGATCGCCTGGTTTCGGTGATTTCCTCGTTCGCCTCGTTCGGCCTGGCCTTCGTTATCCGTCCCGTAGGCGCAGCCGTCTTCGGCCACTACGGGGACCGCATCGGCCGCAAGACCACCCTGATTGTCAGCCTGGTCATGACCGGCGTGGCCACGTTTGCGATGGGTTTCCTTCCCACGTACCAGCAGATAGGCCTGGCTGCTCCGCTGCTGCTCCTGTTCCTCCGCCTGGTGCAAGGCTTCGGTGTAGGCGGTGAATGGGGCGGCGCCGTCCTGGTGTCACTCGAGTGGGGCGACCAGAAGAAGCGTGGGGCATCCGGCTCCTGGCCGCAGATGGGCACCTCGATCGGCCTTATCCTGTCGACGTCGGCAGTCCTCATTGCCACTGCGGTTACGGGCGACCAGTTCCTCGTCTGGGGATGGCGGATTCCCTTTATCTTCGCCGGGCTGCTCGTCATCGTCGGCCTGCTGGTACGGCTCTCCCTGGAGGAGACCCCGTCGTTTGCCGCCACGAAGGACGCCGGGAAGATCGAGAAGAATCCGGTGGGATCGGTCCTGCGCCGCTTCCCGAAAGAGCTCATTCTCTCGGCCCTTATCCGCCTCTCCGAGCAGATGCCGTTCTATATCTTCACAGCCTTCATCCTCGACTACGCCACCAAGACCGCAGGCTACGACCGCACCTTCGTCCTCATGGGGACCCTTGTGGCCGCCTGCGTGGACCTGATCCTTCTGCCGTACTTCGCCCGCGTTGGTGACCGCATCGGCCGCCGGAAGATCTACTACATCGGTTGTGCCGTGCTCGTCCTGATGGCATTCCCGTACTTCTGGATGCTGGATTCGGGCAACCCGACGGTCGCTTTCCTGGCGATCTCCCTGTCACTGCTGCCGCACGCCATCCAGTACGGCGCCCAGGCATCACTGATTTCCGAGCAGTTCCCCGTGAACGTCCGGTACGCAGGTGCCGGCATCGGCTACCAGCTGGCCTCGCTCGTTGCGGGCGGACCTGCACCGCTGTTGGCTGCCCTGCTGCTCGCCAGCTTCGGCACCGGCTACTCGGTTGCCGCGTACCTCGTACTCGGTGGAATCATCGCAGCCGTCGCCCTGCGCTTCATGCCAAACCGCACCAGCAACACACTCTAA
- the otnK gene encoding 3-oxo-tetronate kinase encodes MPFVGCIADDFTGATDLATNLVSQGLRTVVVFGHQGATADIRDADAVVVALKSRTAPVDEAVGSSLQALDFLGALGVEKIYVKYCSTFDSTAKGNIGPIIDAVLDQLDQDTTIVVPAFPAAGRTVRDGRLFVGDVPLHESSMRHHPLTPMLESRVELLLQPQTANSVAHVPLDTVREGAGALARAIADSRLQHRSKPATLVVIDAVDDADLRTIASASADLKVITGGSGLALGLVHPNSGQDPDVARALPPVKGFRAVLSGSASAATRAQVNHGRSSLPSVKLNLTDLRERFEQTTSDIAAWAKSQWEDDPLRPVLVYSVDSLEDLHPADPASTERPANEVVEEALADIARRLVGQGARQFIIAGGETSGRIVSALQVPSLTIGPAIAAGVAWGAGTTPDGTDLRLALKSGNFAGVDMFTSAWENLS; translated from the coding sequence ATGCCCTTCGTAGGATGCATAGCGGACGATTTCACCGGGGCGACGGACCTAGCCACCAACCTGGTGTCGCAGGGCCTGCGTACAGTCGTGGTCTTCGGGCACCAGGGCGCAACCGCTGATATCCGGGACGCCGACGCTGTGGTCGTGGCCCTGAAATCCCGCACGGCACCGGTGGATGAGGCCGTGGGCAGCAGCCTGCAGGCCTTGGACTTCCTGGGAGCCCTGGGCGTCGAGAAAATCTACGTGAAGTACTGCTCGACGTTCGATTCGACCGCGAAGGGGAACATCGGTCCCATCATCGATGCGGTTCTTGACCAGTTGGACCAGGACACGACCATAGTGGTCCCCGCCTTTCCTGCCGCGGGGCGTACCGTCCGGGACGGCCGCCTGTTTGTCGGAGACGTGCCCCTGCACGAGAGTTCCATGCGGCATCATCCGCTCACGCCGATGCTCGAATCCCGCGTCGAGCTGCTTCTGCAGCCCCAAACAGCCAACTCGGTGGCGCACGTTCCGCTGGATACTGTGCGGGAAGGAGCCGGTGCTTTGGCCCGGGCTATAGCGGACTCCCGCCTCCAGCACCGCAGCAAGCCGGCCACCCTGGTCGTCATCGATGCGGTGGACGACGCCGACCTCCGGACCATCGCTTCGGCGTCGGCCGACCTGAAAGTCATCACCGGCGGCTCGGGGCTGGCACTCGGACTCGTCCACCCCAATTCGGGGCAGGATCCCGACGTTGCACGCGCACTCCCCCCGGTTAAAGGGTTCCGCGCTGTTCTGAGCGGCAGCGCCTCGGCGGCCACACGCGCGCAAGTCAACCACGGGCGATCGAGCCTGCCCTCAGTGAAGCTCAACCTGACGGACCTGAGGGAGCGGTTCGAGCAGACAACCAGTGACATCGCCGCCTGGGCGAAGAGCCAGTGGGAGGACGATCCGCTCCGGCCCGTCCTCGTCTACTCCGTGGACTCCCTGGAAGACCTTCACCCCGCAGACCCCGCCTCAACCGAACGCCCGGCCAACGAAGTAGTGGAAGAGGCGCTGGCGGACATCGCGCGCAGACTCGTCGGCCAAGGGGCACGCCAGTTCATCATTGCCGGCGGGGAAACCTCGGGCAGAATCGTCAGCGCACTTCAAGTCCCCAGCCTGACCATCGGTCCAGCCATCGCAGCAGGAGTGGCCTGGGGTGCCGGCACGACCCCCGACGGAACCGACCTCCGGCTCGCGTTGAAATCGGGCAACTTCGCCGGTGTAGACATGTTCACGTCTGCCTGGGAGAACCTGTCATGA
- a CDS encoding class II aldolase/adducin family protein gives MSTAQADLAGHPLCQDLVQAGATLAGLGLSPGSSGNISVRIGDTVLMSPTGSDLASLDAGNLALLSLDGDVLGGPKASKEFPLHQAMYARYPDMTAVVHLHSPNAAALSCTQPWAPHSALPPITPYLVMRVGQVPLIPYAAPGNSSQGAYINSLDFDFSAVLLQNHGPLTSGASVQQAVDAIIEIEEAAKLVLLLQERPARLLDDAEIAELTRTYGTTWKTSGP, from the coding sequence ATGAGCACCGCGCAGGCGGACCTTGCTGGTCACCCTCTTTGCCAGGACCTCGTACAGGCCGGCGCAACGCTGGCCGGGCTGGGGCTCAGCCCGGGCTCCAGCGGCAACATCAGTGTGCGCATCGGTGACACAGTGCTGATGTCGCCTACCGGATCGGATCTCGCGTCACTCGATGCCGGAAACCTGGCGCTCCTGAGCCTTGACGGCGACGTGCTCGGCGGCCCGAAGGCGTCCAAGGAGTTTCCCCTACACCAGGCGATGTACGCCCGGTACCCGGACATGACCGCCGTCGTCCATCTCCACTCCCCCAATGCCGCCGCGCTCTCCTGCACCCAGCCGTGGGCGCCGCACAGCGCCCTTCCTCCCATCACTCCGTATTTGGTGATGCGGGTCGGACAGGTTCCCCTCATCCCGTATGCAGCACCCGGCAACAGCTCCCAGGGCGCCTATATCAACAGTCTCGACTTTGACTTCAGCGCGGTGCTGCTTCAAAATCACGGACCTCTTACATCAGGTGCATCGGTCCAGCAGGCTGTGGACGCAATCATCGAAATCGAGGAAGCCGCCAAACTTGTACTCCTGCTGCAGGAACGGCCTGCGAGGCTGCTCGACGACGCCGAGATAGCTGAGCTGACCCGTACCTACGGAACGACGTGGAAGACCAGCGGCCCCTAA
- a CDS encoding excinuclease ABC subunit UvrA, producing the protein MPTITTADDMLPPGAHVADTHDLIRVQGARENNLKDVTIEIPKRRLTVFTGVSGSGKSSLVFATIAAESQRMINETYSAFVQGFMPTLARPDVDLLEGLTTAIIVDQERMGANPRSTVGTATDANAMLRILFSRLGTPYVGPPTAFSFNVPTRKASGVMSTEKSGRVEKSVVQNAVYLGGMCPRCEGMGSVSDFDLTALFDESKSLAEGALTVPGYSMDGWYGRIFSGAGFNMDKPIAKYTKKEMQDLLYKEPTKIKVEGINLTYEGLIPKIQKSMLSKDVDAMQPHIRAFVERAITFQECPECDGTRLSPEARSSKIQGKNIADLCEMQISDLAGWVRELDAPSVAPLLKGLRHLLDSFAEIGLGYLSLDRPAGTLSGGEAQRTKMIRHLGSSLTDVTYVFDEPTIGLHPHDIERMNKLLLQLRDKGNTVLVVEHKPEAIAIADHVVDLGPGAGTGGGTVCFEGTVEGLRASGTITGRHLDDRAALKGSVRRSATTLEIRGASTHNLKDVDVDVPLGVLCVVTGVAGSGKSSLIHGSLAKRDGVVVIDQGAIRGSRRSNPATYTGVLEPIRKAFAKANGVKPALFSSNSEGACPTCNGAGVIFTELGVMATVESTCEDCEGRRFQASVLEYTLDGRNIAEVLAMSVTEAEEFFAAGEARTPAAHKILDRLVDVGLGYLTLGQPLTTLSGGERQRVKLAAQMAEKGDVYVLDEPTTGLHLADVENLLGLLDRLVDSGKSVIVIEHHQAVMAHADWIIDLGPGAGHDGGRIVFEGTPAELVAARSTLTGEHLAAYVGA; encoded by the coding sequence ATGCCCACGATCACGACGGCGGACGACATGCTGCCGCCCGGGGCGCATGTTGCCGACACCCACGATTTGATCCGTGTGCAGGGCGCCCGGGAGAACAACCTCAAGGACGTCACCATCGAGATCCCCAAGCGGCGCCTGACGGTGTTCACCGGGGTGTCCGGCTCGGGCAAGAGCTCACTCGTGTTCGCGACCATCGCCGCTGAATCGCAGCGGATGATCAACGAAACCTACAGCGCCTTCGTGCAGGGCTTCATGCCGACGCTGGCACGGCCGGACGTGGACCTGCTTGAGGGCCTGACGACGGCGATCATCGTCGACCAGGAGCGGATGGGCGCGAACCCGCGCTCCACGGTCGGCACCGCCACTGACGCCAACGCGATGCTCCGGATCCTTTTCAGCCGGCTGGGAACGCCCTATGTCGGCCCGCCCACCGCCTTCTCCTTCAATGTCCCCACGCGCAAGGCCAGCGGGGTGATGAGCACCGAGAAGAGCGGCAGGGTGGAGAAAAGCGTTGTCCAGAACGCCGTCTACCTGGGCGGCATGTGTCCACGCTGCGAAGGCATGGGCTCGGTCTCCGACTTCGACCTCACTGCGCTGTTCGACGAGAGCAAGTCGCTCGCCGAGGGCGCCCTGACGGTCCCCGGGTACAGCATGGACGGCTGGTACGGGCGCATCTTCAGCGGCGCCGGCTTCAACATGGACAAGCCGATCGCGAAGTACACCAAGAAGGAAATGCAGGACCTGCTCTACAAGGAGCCGACCAAAATCAAGGTCGAGGGCATCAACCTCACCTACGAGGGCCTCATCCCGAAGATCCAGAAATCGATGCTCTCCAAGGACGTGGACGCCATGCAGCCCCACATCCGCGCCTTCGTGGAGCGCGCCATCACCTTCCAGGAATGCCCGGAGTGCGACGGCACGCGGCTGAGTCCGGAGGCCAGGTCCTCGAAGATCCAGGGCAAGAACATCGCCGACCTGTGCGAGATGCAGATCAGCGACCTGGCCGGGTGGGTCCGGGAGCTGGACGCACCCTCGGTCGCGCCGCTCCTGAAGGGCCTGCGGCACCTGCTCGACTCCTTCGCCGAGATCGGGCTTGGTTACCTTTCCCTTGACCGTCCGGCAGGAACACTGTCCGGAGGAGAAGCGCAGCGCACCAAGATGATCCGCCACCTCGGCTCCTCCCTGACCGACGTCACGTATGTCTTTGACGAGCCCACGATCGGACTTCACCCCCACGACATCGAGCGGATGAACAAGCTGCTGCTGCAGCTGCGGGACAAGGGCAACACGGTGCTGGTGGTGGAGCACAAGCCCGAGGCCATCGCCATAGCCGACCACGTGGTGGATCTCGGACCCGGCGCCGGCACCGGTGGCGGCACCGTCTGTTTCGAGGGCACCGTGGAGGGGCTGCGGGCCAGCGGCACCATCACCGGACGCCACCTCGATGACCGGGCGGCGCTGAAGGGCTCCGTGCGTCGGTCTGCGACCACATTGGAGATCCGCGGCGCCTCGACGCACAACCTGAAGGACGTCGACGTCGACGTTCCGCTTGGTGTGCTCTGCGTGGTCACCGGCGTGGCCGGTTCCGGAAAAAGCTCTCTGATCCACGGCTCGCTGGCCAAGCGTGACGGCGTAGTGGTGATCGACCAGGGGGCCATCAGGGGTTCACGCCGGAGCAACCCGGCAACGTACACCGGAGTGCTCGAGCCGATCCGGAAGGCGTTCGCGAAGGCCAACGGCGTCAAACCGGCACTGTTCAGCTCCAACTCCGAGGGCGCCTGCCCCACCTGCAACGGCGCGGGCGTCATCTTCACGGAACTGGGCGTCATGGCCACTGTCGAGTCCACCTGCGAGGACTGCGAGGGCCGGCGGTTCCAGGCCTCGGTGCTGGAGTACACGCTGGACGGCCGCAACATCGCCGAGGTGCTCGCGATGTCGGTGACCGAGGCCGAGGAGTTCTTTGCCGCAGGCGAGGCGCGCACGCCGGCGGCCCATAAGATCCTCGACCGGCTCGTCGACGTCGGGCTCGGCTACCTTACGCTCGGCCAGCCGCTCACCACGCTGTCCGGCGGCGAGCGGCAGCGCGTCAAGCTGGCCGCCCAGATGGCAGAGAAGGGTGATGTCTACGTCCTCGACGAACCGACCACGGGCCTTCACCTCGCCGACGTCGAAAACCTGCTGGGTTTGCTTGACCGGCTCGTGGACTCCGGCAAGTCGGTCATCGTGATCGAGCACCACCAGGCGGTCATGGCGCACGCCGACTGGATCATCGACCTCGGCCCGGGTGCCGGACACGACGGCGGGCGGATCGTTTTCGAGGGCACCCCGGCCGAGCTGGTTGCCGCCCGGTCCACCCTCACCGGCGAGCACCTCGCCGCTTACGTCGGCGCCTGA
- a CDS encoding 5'-3' exonuclease encodes MTHRLMLLDTASLYFRAFYGVPDTIRRADGTPVNAVRGLLDMIARLTTDYGATHLVACWDDDWRPQWRVDLLPTYKSHRVAEVVAGAPDVEVVPDALEAQIPMIRRVLGLAGIAIVGAPDHEADDVVGTYASQAELPVDVVTGDRDLFQVVDDARQVRVIYTARGMKNLETVTDVVVVGKYRVLPEQYADYATLRGDASDGLPGVAGIGEKTAASLLGEYGTLEGLLAAAADKGSGLSASVRSKLTAAAQYLSAAPTVVRIVRDLELPTLEEASAQLHPVTGDSRAELERLGTEWNLGGSVRRLLAALDTLSQ; translated from the coding sequence ATGACACACCGACTGATGCTGCTCGACACCGCCTCGTTGTACTTCCGCGCGTTCTATGGCGTTCCCGACACGATCCGCCGCGCTGATGGCACCCCGGTGAACGCGGTCCGGGGTCTGCTGGACATGATCGCGAGGCTGACAACCGACTATGGAGCGACGCACCTCGTGGCGTGCTGGGACGACGACTGGCGTCCGCAGTGGCGGGTAGACCTGCTGCCCACCTACAAGTCCCACCGGGTCGCGGAAGTGGTGGCAGGTGCCCCCGACGTGGAGGTGGTGCCCGACGCGCTCGAGGCGCAGATTCCCATGATCCGCAGGGTGCTCGGCCTCGCCGGCATTGCCATCGTGGGGGCCCCGGACCATGAGGCGGACGACGTCGTGGGCACCTACGCCAGCCAAGCGGAGCTTCCGGTCGACGTGGTCACGGGTGACCGGGACCTCTTCCAGGTGGTCGACGACGCCCGCCAGGTGCGGGTGATCTATACCGCGCGCGGCATGAAGAATCTCGAAACCGTGACGGACGTCGTGGTTGTGGGCAAGTATCGCGTGCTGCCCGAGCAGTACGCTGATTATGCGACCCTCCGCGGCGACGCCTCGGACGGGCTGCCGGGGGTGGCCGGGATCGGCGAGAAGACCGCCGCGTCGTTGCTGGGGGAATACGGCACGCTCGAGGGTCTGCTGGCGGCGGCAGCGGATAAGGGAAGCGGGTTGTCCGCGTCAGTGCGGTCCAAGCTCACCGCAGCGGCGCAATACCTTTCGGCGGCGCCCACGGTCGTGCGAATCGTCCGCGACCTTGAGCTGCCCACCCTTGAGGAGGCCAGCGCGCAGCTGCACCCTGTGACCGGTGATTCACGCGCCGAGCTGGAGCGGCTTGGCACCGAGTGGAACCTCGGCGGTTCGGTCCGGCGCCTCCTCGCAGCCCTGGACACCCTGTCCCAGTAA
- a CDS encoding GAF domain-containing protein yields the protein MTQEISADSAQMADAAVRGTRFDSQDIGVFLHEAISEFVNDLGAPGRGISWAITLLREEGSTTLAAGSPASESVDQLQAAFEDGPSRAAARAGEFVLITDMRRERRWPGYAAAAVNLGIQSALSVPLSPADVFRTAFNMYAPLPHLFTSTDITAAVRFARRASWTLRLVEQAGRQAKNEEELSSAQLSRVLAAMALRTLVREYGFSVEEALEYLRRAAGNLPQPEGQAVPLSTWEFRPATLDPRGSTAVPPARGSKPRTPGRARPAPERSA from the coding sequence GTGACCCAGGAAATCTCAGCAGACAGCGCGCAGATGGCCGACGCCGCCGTCCGGGGGACACGTTTCGACAGCCAGGACATCGGGGTGTTCCTGCATGAGGCGATCAGTGAGTTCGTCAACGATCTCGGAGCACCGGGCAGAGGCATCAGCTGGGCCATCACGCTCCTGCGGGAAGAAGGAAGCACCACGCTCGCGGCCGGCAGCCCGGCTTCCGAATCCGTGGACCAGTTGCAGGCCGCGTTTGAGGACGGCCCGTCCCGCGCCGCCGCCCGCGCGGGGGAGTTCGTGCTCATCACGGACATGAGGCGCGAGCGCCGCTGGCCCGGATATGCCGCTGCGGCCGTAAACCTTGGAATCCAGTCCGCCTTGTCCGTGCCCCTGTCTCCCGCCGACGTGTTCCGGACCGCGTTTAACATGTATGCACCCCTGCCCCACCTCTTCACGAGCACGGACATCACCGCCGCCGTCAGGTTCGCGCGGCGCGCGTCCTGGACGCTGCGCCTGGTGGAACAGGCGGGACGGCAGGCTAAGAACGAAGAGGAACTGTCCTCGGCCCAGCTGTCCCGGGTCCTGGCGGCCATGGCGTTACGGACGCTGGTGCGCGAATACGGATTCAGCGTGGAGGAAGCGCTGGAGTACCTGCGGCGCGCTGCCGGCAACCTTCCGCAGCCTGAAGGCCAGGCCGTCCCTCTCAGCACGTGGGAATTCCGGCCGGCTACGCTGGACCCGCGGGGGAGCACCGCGGTTCCGCCAGCACGGGGAAGCAAGCCCCGGACTCCCGGCCGTGCCCGTCCCGCGCCCGAGAGGTCGGCTTGA
- a CDS encoding GAF and ANTAR domain-containing protein translates to MDFDEQGLRGEVAGELQDLVLDSADVEEFLRDLARYTSHELSRTGRPVICGITIMRHRKQATRAASSPEAFAMDEIQNRAGDGPCLAAMRDLATVYVPDVRREERWPELSLSAASQGYLSILGVPVWLEDQTRAALNLYASGPASFTAADVTLAENFADQASKSLRLALRIARLRDARDDLAAAMESRAVIDMAVGVVMAQNRCAPEEAFELLRSASNSRNTKLREVAASVVASISGRAEVKAHFEE, encoded by the coding sequence ATGGATTTTGATGAGCAGGGGCTTCGTGGCGAGGTAGCCGGGGAGCTCCAGGATCTGGTCCTGGACAGCGCCGATGTGGAGGAATTCCTCCGCGATTTGGCCCGCTACACCTCCCACGAGCTCTCCCGGACCGGCCGGCCCGTGATTTGCGGGATAACCATCATGCGGCATCGGAAACAGGCCACGAGGGCGGCGAGCAGCCCTGAAGCGTTCGCGATGGACGAGATCCAGAACAGGGCGGGGGACGGGCCGTGCCTTGCTGCGATGCGGGACCTGGCGACCGTATACGTCCCGGACGTGCGGCGCGAGGAGAGATGGCCGGAGCTTTCTCTTTCGGCGGCAAGCCAGGGTTATCTTTCCATCCTGGGTGTTCCGGTGTGGCTCGAGGACCAGACCCGGGCGGCGCTGAACCTCTACGCCTCCGGTCCTGCTTCCTTCACCGCGGCGGACGTCACCCTGGCTGAGAACTTCGCGGACCAGGCGTCCAAGTCCTTGCGGCTGGCACTGCGGATCGCCCGTCTTCGCGATGCCCGTGACGACCTGGCCGCCGCCATGGAGTCCCGGGCTGTCATTGACATGGCTGTCGGGGTGGTGATGGCCCAGAACCGTTGCGCTCCCGAGGAGGCCTTCGAACTGCTCAGGAGCGCCTCGAACTCCCGGAACACCAAGCTCCGGGAGGTGGCCGCCTCGGTTGTCGCCTCAATTTCGGGCAGGGCCGAGGTCAAGGCGCATTTCGAGGAGTAA
- a CDS encoding DeoR/GlpR family DNA-binding transcription regulator, which yields MSESETPLIPDQRREALMRLLHQQPVLSVLQLTDLLGVSHMTVRRDIAALEREGRAVSVPGGVRLASGLRSEPTFQEKATTEPSQKRAIAAHARSLLRNDMTVYLDAGTTTGSLVAELQAFTGLSIITNDFSIVDHLYGASNIEVIHIGGRLEHSNRSSVGRLAAETLRKLNMDLAFISTSSWDLQRGVTTPTEAKVDVKLAAMGAASTAVLLASSSKFGTFGMYDVAPLNRFDRIITDSGLTDAAAQGIRDLGLALDVVDIETAESPAVLAG from the coding sequence ATGTCCGAGTCGGAGACCCCCCTCATACCCGACCAGCGACGCGAAGCCCTCATGCGCCTCCTGCACCAGCAGCCCGTGCTCAGCGTCCTGCAGCTGACGGACCTCCTCGGTGTCTCGCACATGACGGTACGGCGGGATATCGCTGCCCTTGAGCGCGAAGGCCGTGCGGTGTCCGTGCCGGGGGGCGTGCGGCTAGCCAGCGGTTTGCGGAGCGAACCAACCTTCCAGGAAAAAGCGACCACCGAACCCTCCCAGAAGCGGGCAATCGCGGCCCACGCGCGCTCGCTGCTCAGGAACGACATGACCGTCTACCTGGACGCCGGCACCACGACCGGTTCGCTGGTGGCCGAGCTGCAGGCCTTCACCGGGCTGAGCATCATCACCAACGATTTCTCCATCGTGGATCACCTGTATGGCGCCAGCAACATCGAAGTCATCCACATCGGGGGCCGGCTCGAGCACTCCAACCGCTCCAGCGTGGGCCGGCTCGCAGCGGAAACCCTTCGAAAGCTGAACATGGACCTGGCCTTCATCAGCACCAGCTCCTGGGATCTGCAGCGAGGAGTGACCACGCCCACCGAGGCCAAGGTGGACGTCAAGCTGGCGGCGATGGGCGCTGCCTCCACCGCTGTCCTCCTAGCCTCCAGCTCCAAATTCGGCACCTTCGGGATGTATGACGTTGCACCCCTGAACAGGTTCGACCGCATCATCACCGACTCCGGCCTGACAGACGCCGCCGCCCAAGGAATCCGCGACCTGGGGCTCGCCCTGGATGTTGTCGACATCGAAACAGCGGAAAGCCCGGCCGTCCTCGCCGGCTGA
- a CDS encoding 3-hydroxyacyl-CoA dehydrogenase family protein — protein MSTDSATPIIKKTAVIGSGYMGGGIAQVLALGGMDVVLGDVDAETAHKSRRRLIDQAKSFEADGLFDAGSAELLEQRLTAADSVEEAVADADYITEAVFEKLEVKLEALGRISAAAKPDAIIGSNTSAIPITELAAVVVNPERFLGVHWMNPAPFIPGVELIASAVTDPGVLDVAENLIKSVGKTPARVADTPGFVANRLQFALYKEAVKVVEEGLASPAQVDLVVSNAFGFRLALFGPFAIGDMAGLDVYASSYSTLAKTYGERFEAPDSLKASVEAGNLGVKSGAGYLDIDPEQTAALLAYRDKAYRRLSQLRTELGQAPGL, from the coding sequence ATGAGCACAGACTCAGCGACACCCATCATCAAGAAGACCGCAGTCATTGGTTCCGGCTACATGGGCGGCGGCATCGCCCAGGTTCTCGCCTTGGGCGGCATGGACGTGGTGCTTGGCGACGTCGACGCCGAAACTGCCCACAAGTCCCGGCGCCGCCTGATCGACCAGGCTAAATCCTTTGAAGCCGACGGGCTTTTTGATGCGGGCTCGGCAGAACTGCTCGAACAACGCCTCACGGCCGCAGACTCCGTCGAAGAGGCCGTGGCGGATGCCGACTACATCACCGAAGCCGTGTTCGAAAAGCTGGAAGTAAAGCTGGAAGCCCTCGGCCGGATATCAGCGGCAGCAAAACCGGACGCCATCATCGGATCAAATACCTCGGCGATCCCCATCACCGAGCTTGCCGCCGTCGTCGTCAATCCGGAACGGTTCCTCGGCGTCCACTGGATGAACCCCGCTCCCTTTATCCCCGGGGTGGAACTCATCGCCAGCGCCGTGACCGATCCCGGTGTTCTGGACGTAGCCGAGAACCTCATCAAATCAGTCGGAAAGACCCCCGCCCGGGTTGCGGACACACCGGGATTCGTGGCCAACCGGCTGCAGTTCGCCCTGTACAAGGAAGCCGTCAAAGTTGTCGAGGAAGGCCTCGCCAGCCCGGCGCAGGTGGACCTCGTGGTCAGCAACGCGTTCGGTTTCCGCCTTGCGCTCTTCGGCCCCTTCGCCATCGGGGACATGGCCGGCCTGGACGTTTACGCGTCGTCGTACTCCACCCTTGCCAAAACCTATGGCGAGCGGTTTGAAGCACCGGATTCCCTGAAGGCCAGTGTGGAGGCCGGAAACCTGGGCGTAAAGTCAGGTGCGGGATATCTGGACATCGATCCGGAGCAGACCGCAGCCCTGCTCGCGTACAGGGACAAGGCCTACCGCCGCCTGAGCCAGCTCCGGACCGAGCTCGGACAGGCGCCCGGACTGTAG